A stretch of Treponema vincentii F0403 DNA encodes these proteins:
- a CDS encoding acetyl-CoA C-acetyltransferase, producing MTLSKSYIVSAKRTAIGKFLGGLSAVPPKDMGSAVVKAVLEEAKVKPDQVSELICGNVLGAGLGQNIARTIALEAGIPETVCAHSTNMVCGSGLRTVMEAVMSIQAGFNEIVVAGGVESMSLAPYLVPANTRSGNKMGNWQAVDHMIYDALTDARANIHMGITAENIAARFNITREQQDEFAFSSQQKAIAAIDAGKFKNEIVPITIHNKKGDIVFDTDEFPNRTTNLEKLAKLKPAFKSDGTVTAGNASGINDGASFVLIASEAAVKKYNLKPIAEIIGIGQGGVDPLVMGLGPVPAIRNALNYASLKLSDMELIELNEAFAAQSLGVIHELVREHGVDRNALLQRTNVNGGAIALGHPVGASGNRILVTLLHEMIRTDKKIGLASLCIGGGQGTAVIVKR from the coding sequence ATGACATTATCAAAATCGTACATTGTCAGTGCAAAACGTACTGCAATCGGTAAATTTCTCGGCGGGCTTTCCGCTGTTCCGCCTAAAGATATGGGTTCGGCAGTGGTAAAAGCGGTACTGGAAGAGGCAAAGGTAAAGCCCGATCAAGTTTCGGAGCTTATTTGCGGTAACGTGCTCGGCGCAGGGCTTGGACAAAACATCGCCCGTACCATCGCATTGGAAGCCGGTATTCCGGAAACCGTCTGTGCCCATTCAACTAACATGGTTTGCGGTTCAGGCTTGCGGACGGTTATGGAAGCTGTTATGTCCATTCAAGCGGGCTTTAACGAAATTGTCGTAGCAGGCGGCGTAGAATCGATGTCGCTTGCCCCGTACCTTGTTCCGGCTAATACCCGCAGCGGCAATAAGATGGGGAACTGGCAAGCGGTCGATCACATGATTTATGATGCCTTAACCGATGCCCGCGCCAATATCCACATGGGAATTACCGCCGAAAATATTGCGGCGAGATTCAATATTACCAGAGAGCAGCAGGATGAGTTTGCATTTTCATCCCAGCAAAAAGCAATTGCCGCTATCGATGCCGGTAAGTTTAAAAACGAGATTGTTCCGATTACCATTCATAACAAGAAGGGCGATATTGTATTCGATACCGACGAATTCCCGAATCGGACTACCAATCTGGAAAAACTTGCAAAGCTGAAACCCGCTTTTAAGAGCGACGGCACCGTTACGGCAGGTAATGCCTCGGGTATAAACGACGGCGCTTCATTTGTGTTGATTGCAAGCGAAGCTGCGGTAAAAAAATATAACCTTAAACCGATTGCCGAAATTATCGGTATCGGGCAGGGCGGTGTCGATCCGCTCGTGATGGGATTAGGACCGGTTCCTGCAATCCGCAATGCGTTAAACTATGCATCGTTAAAACTCTCCGATATGGAATTAATAGAGTTAAACGAAGCCTTTGCAGCTCAGTCATTGGGTGTTATTCATGAATTGGTACGTGAACACGGAGTCGACCGCAATGCACTGTTACAGCGTACCAACGTCAATGGCGGTGCAATTGCGCTCGGTCATCCGGTAGGCGCTTCGGGCAACCGCATTTTGGTAACGTTACTTCACGAAATGATTAGAACCGATAAAAAAATCGGCCTTGCTTCGCTGTGTATCGGCGGCGGCCAAGGAACCGCCGTTATTGTAAAGCGGTAA
- the ybaK gene encoding Cys-tRNA(Pro) deacylase, protein MKKTNAMRILEAAGIPYSSIEYAWDEEHLDAVTAAHKLNIEPDMLFKTIVMISEDNEVFVFCVPAPAEVSLKKARTLTGKKITPLKLEALQKTTGYIRGGCSPLGMKKHFPTFIDETAQLYDLIYVSAGERGHTLGIAPTDLQQICAAAFCDIAET, encoded by the coding sequence ATGAAGAAGACCAATGCAATGCGCATCTTGGAAGCTGCGGGAATCCCCTATAGCAGTATTGAATATGCATGGGATGAGGAACATTTGGATGCGGTAACGGCTGCACACAAGCTGAATATTGAGCCCGATATGCTCTTTAAAACGATTGTGATGATAAGCGAGGATAATGAAGTTTTTGTCTTTTGCGTGCCGGCGCCTGCAGAGGTAAGCTTAAAAAAAGCGAGAACCCTAACCGGTAAAAAAATAACGCCGCTTAAACTTGAGGCTCTGCAAAAAACAACGGGCTATATCCGCGGCGGCTGTTCCCCGCTCGGCATGAAAAAGCATTTTCCTACATTTATTGATGAAACCGCACAGTTATATGACCTCATCTATGTGAGTGCTGGGGAACGGGGGCATACCCTCGGTATTGCCCCCACAGATTTGCAACAAATCTGTGCCGCCGCTTTTTGCGATATTGCCGAAACATAA
- the glgA gene encoding glycogen synthase GlgA → MRILMITSEAVPFAKTGGLADVVSALSYSLKKLGHDVRIVMPRYYRIDKKNLTPIPGAMGISIGDKEYWTEVFESTLPASDIPVYFIDHEESFGRDGLYGSAFEPDFNDNPKRFSILSHAAFQLCRKQHWIPDLMHAHDWQTALVPVLLKFNTQYLDFQETASVFTVHNIGYQGIYNKTHYVDTGLDWMYFYSAGFEDWDRMNFLKAGLLSADRLTTVSPTYAQEIQRPEYGFRMDGILRFRKEVLTGILNGVDTSVWNPKTDTHISFNYTARSLAKKAKNKAALQKYMGLPQDEKIPVFGMITRLTDQKGIAELFGPSYGAAFKMCTDINLQLIVLGAGDRWCEDELLALSKRLPNLRVYVGYDEKLSHWIEAGSNFFLMPSRYEPCGLNQMYSLLYGTLPIVRNTGGLADTVENYNEQTGDGTGFVLNLLTPESIYNTVNWAVNAWFKHPEHIVKMQKRGMAKDFTWDTSAKQYLAVYQEAVENKILNKH, encoded by the coding sequence ATGCGAATATTAATGATTACAAGTGAAGCGGTTCCTTTTGCAAAGACCGGCGGTTTAGCCGATGTTGTATCTGCCTTATCATATTCATTAAAAAAACTCGGGCATGATGTTAGAATCGTTATGCCGCGCTACTATAGAATAGATAAAAAAAATTTAACGCCTATTCCCGGCGCAATGGGAATTTCCATCGGCGATAAAGAGTACTGGACGGAAGTTTTTGAATCGACACTGCCCGCTTCTGACATACCGGTGTATTTTATTGATCATGAAGAAAGTTTCGGTCGCGACGGGTTGTACGGTTCTGCTTTTGAACCTGATTTTAACGATAACCCCAAACGGTTTTCGATATTGAGCCATGCGGCATTCCAGCTTTGCAGAAAACAGCATTGGATTCCGGATTTGATGCATGCGCATGATTGGCAGACCGCGCTTGTACCTGTTTTGCTGAAATTCAATACACAGTATTTGGATTTCCAAGAGACTGCGAGCGTTTTTACCGTGCATAATATAGGTTATCAGGGAATTTATAATAAAACGCACTATGTGGATACGGGACTTGATTGGATGTATTTTTATTCGGCCGGTTTTGAAGACTGGGATAGAATGAATTTCTTAAAGGCAGGTTTGCTTTCAGCGGATCGGCTTACAACGGTTTCCCCTACGTATGCGCAAGAAATACAACGCCCGGAATACGGCTTCCGAATGGACGGTATTCTCCGCTTCCGCAAGGAGGTTCTAACCGGCATTCTAAACGGCGTCGATACTTCCGTGTGGAATCCTAAAACGGATACGCATATTTCTTTCAACTATACGGCTCGCTCTCTTGCAAAAAAAGCAAAGAATAAAGCGGCGCTGCAAAAGTATATGGGCTTGCCGCAAGATGAAAAGATTCCTGTTTTCGGCATGATAACACGGCTGACCGATCAAAAAGGAATTGCGGAATTATTCGGACCTTCGTACGGCGCTGCATTTAAGATGTGCACCGATATTAATTTACAGTTGATTGTGCTTGGCGCGGGAGACCGATGGTGCGAAGATGAATTATTGGCGCTTTCCAAACGTCTGCCGAACTTGCGGGTGTATGTCGGTTATGATGAAAAATTGAGCCATTGGATTGAGGCCGGAAGCAACTTCTTTTTGATGCCGTCGCGGTATGAACCGTGCGGACTTAACCAGATGTATTCACTGTTGTATGGAACATTGCCGATTGTGCGGAATACCGGCGGCCTTGCAGATACGGTAGAAAATTACAATGAACAAACAGGGGATGGTACCGGATTTGTGTTGAATCTGCTTACGCCGGAAAGCATTTATAATACCGTTAATTGGGCTGTAAATGCGTGGTTTAAGCACCCTGAACATATCGTTAAGATGCAGAAGCGGGGTATGGCGAAAGATTTTACGTGGGATACGTCTGCCAAGCAGTATCTTGCGGTATATCAGGAAGCTGTCGAAAATAAGATTCTTAATAAGCATTAA
- a CDS encoding AMP-dependent synthetase/ligase, whose protein sequence is MNGITMPQLLQQIAKKHPNIAAQYSKNAQGDFIPLSYSQVFDRVLSFAGGLLSLGITRGDRVGLIADNRKEWYHASMGIMAIGACDVPRGCDATEQDLVRILSFAECTSAVIENRDQFIKILKNQQQFPLLKTLIVFEPIDIQDEELKTKGDISRFAMYSYDEIIERGTAYRQEHPDAVERELEKGADTEVATIIFTSGTTGEPKGVMLTHKNFAVQLDDLKTRVILHSGEKAIVVLPVWHSFERLCEYVILASAAGMVYSKPVGSILLADIAKTNPALFPSVPRIWESVYTGVFKAMKQAGGIKQKLFNFFVAAGLFHAHHARNVRGQNPHFAFYTKITRPIISFIPFLLSAPFYALGNVLVFKKIRTKLGTGFRQGVSGGGALPPNIDAFFWAIGVSVTEGYGLTETAPVVSVRPLGHPVFGTIGKPLSCTKVKIVDDSGNELPAGKLGTVMIRGTSVMKGYYKRQDLTDAVIDKDGWFDSGDLGMKTIDGELILRGRKKDTIVLRGGENIEPVPIEMKLQESPFIAQAVVLGQDQRFLGALIVADEAEVKNYAAEQGISAASFEELLAKPEIKKLFDRQIFSLINHENGFKLFERINRFTLLAKPFEAGVELSAKQDVMRYKITSLYSKQIEALFAD, encoded by the coding sequence ATGAACGGCATCACAATGCCGCAATTGTTGCAACAAATTGCAAAAAAACATCCGAATATTGCCGCTCAATATTCCAAGAATGCGCAAGGCGATTTTATTCCCCTCTCCTATTCACAGGTTTTTGATAGGGTATTAAGCTTTGCAGGCGGGCTGTTATCCCTCGGCATCACGCGGGGAGATAGAGTCGGTCTTATCGCAGATAACCGGAAAGAATGGTATCATGCCAGTATGGGGATTATGGCGATCGGAGCATGCGATGTTCCGCGCGGCTGTGATGCAACCGAACAGGATTTAGTGCGTATTTTGTCCTTTGCCGAATGTACGTCGGCAGTTATAGAAAACCGGGATCAATTTATAAAAATCTTAAAAAATCAGCAACAGTTCCCGCTGCTCAAAACACTCATTGTTTTTGAACCTATCGATATTCAAGATGAAGAGCTTAAAACAAAGGGCGACATTTCCCGCTTTGCAATGTACAGCTACGATGAAATTATCGAACGGGGCACTGCATACCGGCAAGAACACCCCGATGCGGTGGAACGGGAACTGGAAAAAGGCGCCGATACGGAAGTTGCTACGATCATTTTTACCTCCGGTACAACAGGTGAACCCAAAGGGGTTATGCTAACCCATAAAAACTTTGCCGTGCAGCTGGATGATCTTAAAACGAGAGTTATCCTACATTCCGGCGAAAAGGCCATTGTGGTTCTGCCGGTATGGCATAGCTTTGAACGGCTCTGCGAATACGTTATTTTGGCCTCCGCCGCGGGAATGGTATACTCCAAACCGGTCGGAAGTATTCTGCTTGCGGACATTGCAAAAACCAATCCCGCACTGTTTCCCTCGGTACCGCGTATTTGGGAGTCCGTCTATACCGGCGTTTTTAAGGCGATGAAGCAGGCAGGCGGTATTAAGCAAAAACTCTTCAACTTCTTTGTTGCGGCGGGGCTATTCCACGCTCACCATGCACGGAATGTAAGAGGGCAAAATCCTCACTTTGCGTTTTATACGAAAATCACCCGCCCGATTATCTCTTTTATACCGTTTCTCCTATCTGCGCCGTTTTATGCGCTCGGCAATGTGCTGGTATTTAAAAAGATCCGTACCAAACTCGGCACCGGATTCCGCCAAGGTGTTTCCGGCGGAGGAGCGCTGCCGCCCAATATCGACGCTTTCTTTTGGGCTATCGGTGTCAGTGTAACCGAAGGATACGGTTTAACCGAAACGGCGCCGGTTGTTTCCGTCCGCCCGCTCGGACACCCCGTATTCGGCACAATCGGCAAGCCGCTGTCATGCACAAAAGTAAAAATTGTCGACGATAGCGGAAACGAACTGCCGGCCGGCAAGCTCGGTACCGTCATGATCCGCGGCACCAGCGTTATGAAAGGATATTACAAACGGCAGGATTTAACCGATGCGGTAATCGATAAAGACGGCTGGTTTGACAGCGGCGACCTCGGTATGAAAACGATTGACGGTGAACTTATTCTGCGCGGCAGAAAAAAAGACACGATTGTGCTGCGCGGCGGGGAAAATATCGAACCGGTACCGATTGAAATGAAGCTGCAGGAATCTCCGTTTATCGCGCAGGCAGTAGTACTCGGCCAAGATCAGCGCTTTTTGGGAGCGTTGATTGTGGCGGACGAAGCCGAAGTAAAAAACTATGCAGCCGAACAGGGAATATCGGCCGCCTCGTTTGAGGAATTATTGGCAAAACCCGAGATAAAAAAACTTTTTGACCGGCAAATTTTCTCGCTTATAAACCATGAGAACGGCTTTAAACTTTTTGAACGGATTAACCGTTTTACACTCCTTGCAAAACCGTTTGAAGCGGGTGTGGAGCTTTCGGCAAAGCAGGATGTCATGCGCTATAAAATCACTTCACTATACAGCAAACAAATAGAAGCGCTATTTGCCGATTAA
- the nrdR gene encoding transcriptional regulator NrdR produces MRCPYCGSVDDKVVESRTLGQGDCIRRRRECLSCGYRFTSYERIEEKPLMVIKRNGRREPFDRSKLERGIERSLEKRPISMNEIENIVSDIEDAAVMNSKGAKEIKSTELGEMVLARLHSLDKVAYIRFASVYKKFNNLDEFINEVQKIHITSDGMP; encoded by the coding sequence ATGCGCTGCCCGTATTGCGGAAGTGTTGACGATAAAGTGGTAGAGTCCCGAACGCTCGGCCAAGGTGATTGTATCAGGCGGCGGAGGGAATGTCTCAGCTGCGGATACCGCTTTACCAGCTATGAGCGGATAGAAGAAAAACCGCTGATGGTGATTAAACGAAACGGCCGAAGAGAACCCTTTGACCGCTCAAAATTGGAACGCGGCATCGAACGTTCGCTGGAAAAACGCCCCATTTCGATGAACGAAATAGAAAATATCGTCAGCGATATTGAAGATGCAGCGGTTATGAACAGTAAGGGGGCAAAGGAAATTAAGAGTACCGAGCTGGGCGAAATGGTACTTGCCCGTTTACATTCACTTGACAAAGTCGCTTATATCCGGTTCGCATCGGTATATAAGAAATTTAACAATCTTGACGAATTTATCAATGAAGTGCAAAAAATACATATTACATCTGACGGGATGCCTTAA
- a CDS encoding ribonucleoside triphosphate reductase, producing MDQAVFPEWTTFLGDTTRETKPVLRSVVKRSGDIEVFNRNKIKIAIQKAIEAVTGAADEEKADVLTAAVEEKLTQLMASRHAHSIPAIEEIQDIIENVLIERNEASIAKAFILYRAKREAVRDAERLMIDIDKTMNGYLNKSDWRVNENANVNFSLGGLILHNSGTITANYWLKNIYTPAIAEAHQTAAFHIHDLSMFSGYCAGWSLRQLIQEGLGGVPDKITSKPARHLSTLIQQIVNFLGIMQNEWAGAQAFSSFDTYLAPFVKADNMDEKSVKQCLQSFIYGVNTPSRWGSQAPFTNITLDWTCPKDLADKKAVVGGKETDFTYGDCQAEMDMINKLFIELMLEGDAAGRGFQYPIPTYNITEDFKWDSPNAALLFEMTAKYGTPYFQNFINSDLNPSDVRSMCCRLQLDKRELRKRGGGLFGSDEFTGSIGVVTINMPQIGYLARTEKEYFDRLDYLMELAKTSLQIKRKVIQRLLEGGLFPYTRRYLQHLNNHFSTIGICGMNESCLNFLGENIVGETGKAFAEKVLTHMRKRLADFQEQTGDLFNLEATPAESTSYRLARHDKQQFPDIITSGDREPYYTNSSQLPVSYTTDVFEALDHQEALQRKYTGGTVFHIFLGESIKDWQACRDLVKAVASHYRIPYFSISPTFSICPKHGYIDGEHFECPLCKREKEAELEARLRELEAEKEALGY from the coding sequence ATGGATCAAGCGGTATTTCCTGAATGGACAACCTTTTTAGGCGACACAACAAGAGAGACAAAACCGGTTTTGAGGTCGGTTGTAAAACGGTCGGGCGATATTGAAGTCTTTAACCGGAATAAAATAAAAATCGCGATTCAGAAGGCTATCGAAGCGGTTACCGGTGCTGCGGATGAAGAGAAAGCCGATGTACTGACTGCTGCAGTAGAAGAAAAATTGACGCAGCTGATGGCTTCGCGTCATGCGCATTCGATTCCCGCAATCGAAGAAATTCAGGATATTATTGAAAACGTTTTAATCGAACGGAACGAAGCCAGTATTGCAAAGGCGTTTATCCTTTACCGTGCAAAACGGGAGGCTGTCCGCGATGCGGAACGGCTGATGATCGATATCGATAAAACGATGAACGGATACTTGAACAAAAGCGATTGGCGGGTAAACGAAAATGCCAACGTCAACTTTTCGCTCGGAGGCCTCATCCTGCATAACTCCGGCACGATAACGGCAAATTACTGGCTTAAAAACATCTATACGCCGGCAATTGCCGAGGCGCATCAGACGGCAGCTTTTCACATCCATGATCTTTCGATGTTCTCCGGTTATTGTGCGGGCTGGTCGCTCCGGCAGCTCATTCAAGAGGGCTTAGGCGGCGTCCCGGACAAGATTACATCAAAGCCTGCGCGCCATCTTTCCACCCTTATTCAGCAAATCGTGAACTTCCTCGGCATTATGCAGAACGAATGGGCGGGAGCGCAGGCGTTCAGCTCCTTCGATACCTATCTGGCTCCCTTTGTAAAAGCCGACAACATGGACGAGAAGAGCGTTAAGCAATGCCTGCAAAGCTTTATCTATGGAGTGAACACGCCGAGCCGTTGGGGAAGCCAAGCGCCGTTTACCAATATCACGCTTGACTGGACATGCCCCAAAGACCTTGCCGATAAAAAAGCGGTTGTCGGCGGCAAAGAAACCGATTTTACCTACGGCGATTGCCAAGCTGAAATGGATATGATTAACAAGCTCTTTATCGAGCTGATGTTGGAAGGCGATGCGGCAGGCCGCGGTTTTCAGTATCCCATTCCAACCTATAACATTACCGAAGATTTTAAGTGGGACAGCCCGAATGCCGCCCTTCTTTTTGAAATGACGGCAAAATACGGAACTCCGTACTTTCAGAACTTTATCAATTCGGATCTTAATCCGAGCGATGTCCGCTCCATGTGCTGCCGGCTGCAGCTGGATAAGCGTGAACTGCGGAAACGGGGCGGCGGCCTTTTCGGCTCCGACGAATTCACCGGCTCCATCGGCGTGGTTACCATCAATATGCCGCAAATCGGCTACCTTGCGCGTACCGAAAAAGAATACTTTGACCGTCTCGACTATCTGATGGAACTCGCAAAAACGAGCTTACAGATTAAACGGAAGGTAATTCAGCGGCTTTTGGAAGGCGGGCTTTTCCCGTATACGCGCCGGTACCTTCAGCACTTAAACAATCATTTTTCTACCATTGGAATTTGCGGCATGAATGAATCGTGCCTGAACTTCCTCGGGGAGAATATCGTGGGCGAAACCGGCAAGGCCTTTGCCGAAAAGGTACTGACCCACATGCGCAAGCGGCTCGCGGACTTTCAGGAACAAACAGGCGACCTCTTCAACCTTGAAGCAACCCCTGCCGAAAGCACTTCCTACCGGCTTGCACGGCATGATAAGCAGCAGTTCCCCGACATTATCACTTCAGGAGACCGCGAGCCGTATTACACCAATTCAAGCCAGCTGCCGGTTTCGTACACCACCGATGTGTTTGAAGCCTTGGATCATCAGGAAGCGCTGCAGCGTAAATACACCGGCGGCACGGTATTCCATATTTTCTTAGGCGAATCGATTAAGGACTGGCAGGCATGCCGCGATTTGGTTAAGGCGGTTGCATCCCATTACCGCATACCGTACTTTTCCATATCGCCGACTTTCTCCATCTGCCCCAAGCACGGCTACATCGACGGAGAGCATTTTGAATGCCCCTTGTGCAAACGAGAAAAAGAAGCCGAACTGGAAGCCCGCCTGCGTGAACTGGAAGCGGAAAAAGAGGCCTTGGGCTACTAG
- a CDS encoding iron-containing alcohol dehydrogenase, with protein MPPLVTAQTGMDVMTHAIEAFVSTAHDDYTDPYALEAIRLVFDYLERAVANGNDMEARGKMHTASTVAGIAFSNCSLGIVHSMAHKIGGEFHLTHGEANAIMLPYIINYNRKETDRYSKLEGALGIDNIANAVSALNRKVGITRTIKEGKNTVIAEDKFLKVLDLMSERAFNDACTLTNPRKTSPADIKKIYLAAYYGKEIDF; from the coding sequence ATGCCTCCGCTTGTTACAGCTCAAACCGGTATGGATGTTATGACTCATGCTATCGAAGCATTCGTTTCTACCGCTCATGACGATTATACCGATCCCTATGCACTGGAAGCGATCCGGCTGGTGTTTGACTATCTTGAACGGGCTGTTGCAAACGGAAACGATATGGAAGCGCGCGGAAAAATGCATACGGCGTCTACCGTTGCCGGTATTGCGTTCAGCAACTGCTCACTCGGTATCGTACACTCGATGGCTCATAAAATCGGCGGCGAATTCCATCTGACGCACGGTGAAGCGAATGCGATCATGCTTCCGTACATTATCAATTATAACAGAAAAGAGACCGACCGCTACAGCAAACTGGAAGGCGCTTTGGGTATCGACAATATTGCGAATGCAGTTTCCGCTTTGAACCGGAAAGTCGGCATTACCCGCACTATTAAGGAAGGTAAGAATACCGTTATTGCGGAAGATAAGTTCCTCAAGGTATTGGATTTAATGAGCGAAAGAGCCTTTAACGATGCTTGTACGCTCACCAATCCGCGCAAGACCTCTCCTGCCGATATTAAGAAAATCTATCTTGCAGCCTATTACGGCAAGGAAATCGATTTCTAA
- a CDS encoding iron-containing alcohol dehydrogenase, with product MKYATFSIPPKIVHGAGALEFLSTLTGKKAAIVTGGSSMKKFGFIDEAKGYLEKAGMEVLVIDGVEPDPSVKTCKEGGAKMAAFNPDWIIALGGGSAMDAAKIMWVYYEYPGYNFDDLAAFKFPKLRTKAKLVGIPSRLPKLPLFPLLRTPKKISNTRS from the coding sequence ATGAAGTATGCAACATTCAGTATCCCCCCGAAAATTGTACACGGTGCGGGCGCCTTGGAATTCCTTTCAACATTAACAGGAAAGAAAGCCGCTATTGTTACCGGCGGAAGCTCAATGAAAAAATTCGGCTTTATCGATGAAGCGAAGGGCTATCTGGAAAAAGCCGGGATGGAAGTGCTGGTTATCGATGGCGTAGAGCCCGATCCTTCCGTTAAAACCTGTAAGGAAGGCGGCGCAAAGATGGCAGCCTTTAATCCCGATTGGATTATCGCGTTGGGCGGCGGCTCCGCAATGGATGCTGCAAAAATCATGTGGGTGTACTATGAATACCCCGGCTACAATTTTGACGATTTAGCTGCCTTCAAATTCCCGAAGCTGCGAACAAAAGCAAAACTGGTCGGTATCCCGTCACGGCTTCCGAAATTACCGCTTTTTCCGTTATTACGGACACCGAAAAAAATATCAAATACCCGCTCGTAA
- a CDS encoding B3/B4 domain-containing protein, producing MSKFLADASFWELFPQAQLGVVLLKNVNNSGESVRDIKVLLSRSNSDAEKFLVKNVFSENPVIAIWRDAYRKFKTKKGVRCSIEALLKRVEKQNPVSYINPLVDIYNAASLQFGLPCGAEDSDAFDGDLILGLTKGGDDFFALGDEEHSQTLEGELCYRDNKGAICRCFNWRDGQRTMITENTKNAFVIMENLDPSRLDDLKAALALIGDYAQKYLGASVTTEILTQSNPSIEL from the coding sequence ATGAGTAAATTTTTGGCGGATGCTTCTTTTTGGGAATTGTTTCCTCAAGCACAGCTCGGTGTGGTATTATTAAAGAACGTAAATAATAGCGGCGAAAGCGTCCGCGATATAAAAGTGCTGCTTTCCCGAAGTAATTCCGATGCGGAAAAATTTTTGGTAAAAAACGTATTCAGCGAAAATCCCGTTATTGCCATTTGGCGCGATGCTTACCGTAAGTTTAAGACAAAGAAAGGCGTCCGGTGCAGCATCGAAGCGCTGCTCAAGCGGGTAGAAAAACAAAATCCCGTGTCATATATCAATCCGTTGGTAGATATTTACAATGCCGCTTCGCTGCAGTTCGGTTTGCCATGCGGTGCGGAAGACAGCGATGCCTTTGACGGCGATTTAATTCTCGGCCTTACAAAAGGCGGCGACGATTTTTTTGCGCTCGGCGATGAGGAACATAGCCAGACGTTGGAAGGCGAACTCTGTTACCGCGATAACAAGGGCGCTATATGCCGCTGTTTCAATTGGCGTGACGGTCAACGCACGATGATTACGGAAAATACTAAAAATGCGTTTGTCATTATGGAAAATCTCGATCCGTCCCGGTTGGATGACCTAAAAGCTGCCTTGGCGCTTATCGGCGACTATGCTCAAAAATATCTCGGCGCCTCGGTTACAACCGAAATTTTAACGCAATCCAATCCGTCTATAGAGTTATAA
- a CDS encoding DUF488 domain-containing protein: MGTLYWKRVYDPTEPQDGFRILVDRLWPRGITKAKAELGDWAKDIAPSPDIRQAYHKGEIDYGHFSSLYAKELKSNPAAETFIEKLKNKLQIGNVTILSAVKETEVSHIPTLRAFIEKNI; the protein is encoded by the coding sequence ATGGGAACATTATATTGGAAGCGGGTATACGACCCTACAGAACCGCAGGACGGGTTTAGAATATTGGTTGACCGACTCTGGCCGCGCGGGATTACGAAAGCGAAGGCGGAACTCGGAGATTGGGCGAAAGATATTGCACCGTCACCGGATATACGGCAGGCTTACCATAAGGGGGAAATAGATTACGGACATTTTTCCTCTCTCTATGCAAAGGAACTGAAAAGCAATCCTGCTGCCGAAACTTTTATAGAAAAGCTCAAGAATAAACTGCAGATCGGCAACGTTACGATACTGTCCGCCGTCAAAGAAACGGAGGTGAGTCATATTCCTACACTGCGGGCATTTATCGAAAAAAACATATAA
- a CDS encoding thioesterase family protein: MKIGIKGDTSFTVTKEMLASQDGDDTLEVFSTPTMVLKIERTAALSVLPFMEEGYTMVGVKIDVQHTAATLEGMKVFVHTELIDISENGKFLTFKAEVSNEKGVIGTGTHVRAIVNKKRFMEKLRAAVSEG, translated from the coding sequence ATGAAAATCGGAATTAAAGGCGACACCAGCTTTACCGTTACAAAGGAAATGCTGGCAAGTCAAGACGGAGATGATACCCTTGAAGTTTTTTCAACTCCGACAATGGTTTTAAAAATTGAACGGACGGCAGCGCTCAGTGTGCTGCCATTCATGGAAGAAGGCTATACGATGGTCGGTGTAAAAATTGACGTTCAGCATACCGCTGCCACGCTTGAAGGAATGAAGGTTTTTGTACATACGGAATTAATAGATATAAGCGAGAACGGAAAATTTTTAACCTTTAAAGCGGAAGTGTCAAATGAAAAGGGAGTTATCGGCACCGGCACCCATGTACGTGCAATCGTGAATAAAAAGCGCTTTATGGAAAAGCTTCGCGCTGCAGTAAGCGAGGGATAA